In Rhodoferax koreense, a genomic segment contains:
- a CDS encoding sigma-54-dependent Fis family transcriptional regulator: protein MTEASFPAPAASDGATSVAQARVLFFEQGADPAGWLAPHISRSWRRSRPMDGGGAFDAAPMPLVRLQERREQAMRLLDCAMPELDSLAEHAVGNGCVVILSDADGLILNEIGSPEFLPKAERFALMPGVDWSEHSRGTNAIGTALAEREALMVLGGEHYLAQNGALGCAAAPILTGRGEVAGVLDISGETMRVNQHALGLVRMAAQQVAHRLMLAGAQGHLLRFHRRPALLGTAREGLVVVEDGRIVAANQAALAMLGNTWEGLLDRHVEPLLGRGWSRLEHHRGLITLPDGQQIAATVERAPQPGRSGLAGTARPVAPVREVDVAADADTDDVLAPLLRQAVRVLDDGLPVLLSGETGSGKDVFARRLHAAGRRSKGPFVAINCAALPEQLIEAELFGYAEGAFTGARKRGTPGRIREAHGGILFLDEIGDMPLLLQSRLLRVLEERSVSALGGGPAVAVDFDLVCASHRDLAAMVVAGTFRNDLLYRVDGYRVALPALRERADRRALITQLFGELGGRAKRLVLTPAALDRLCAHAWPGNVRELCSVLRTLTALAEAGDRIGVEQLPGRIGAGGLPRPPGASASASTPVSTPVSDLAAQPLAPLADMARDAFDRTLAQCGGQVAEAAALLGVHRSTVYRHLAARRGGG from the coding sequence ATGACCGAAGCCTCGTTTCCAGCGCCGGCTGCATCCGACGGCGCCACCTCGGTGGCGCAGGCCCGGGTGTTGTTCTTCGAGCAGGGCGCAGACCCTGCCGGCTGGCTCGCCCCGCACATTTCGCGCTCTTGGCGACGCAGCCGGCCGATGGACGGTGGCGGCGCCTTCGACGCGGCACCGATGCCGCTGGTCCGCCTGCAGGAACGGCGCGAACAGGCCATGCGCCTGCTCGACTGCGCCATGCCCGAACTCGACAGCCTGGCCGAACACGCCGTGGGCAACGGCTGTGTGGTGATCCTGTCGGATGCCGACGGGCTGATCCTCAACGAGATCGGCAGCCCGGAGTTCCTGCCCAAGGCCGAACGGTTCGCGCTCATGCCCGGCGTGGACTGGTCGGAGCACAGCCGCGGCACCAACGCCATCGGCACGGCGCTGGCCGAGCGCGAGGCGCTGATGGTGCTTGGTGGCGAACATTACCTGGCGCAGAACGGCGCGCTCGGCTGCGCCGCCGCACCCATCCTCACCGGCCGTGGCGAGGTGGCGGGGGTGCTCGACATCTCCGGTGAAACCATGCGTGTGAACCAGCATGCGCTGGGCCTGGTGCGCATGGCGGCGCAGCAGGTGGCGCACCGGCTGATGCTGGCCGGCGCGCAGGGCCATCTGCTGCGCTTCCATCGCCGCCCGGCCTTGCTCGGCACGGCACGCGAAGGCCTGGTGGTGGTGGAGGACGGCCGCATCGTCGCCGCCAACCAAGCCGCGCTGGCCATGCTCGGCAACACCTGGGAAGGCCTGCTCGACCGCCACGTCGAGCCGCTGCTCGGCCGCGGCTGGAGCCGGCTCGAACACCATCGCGGCCTGATCACCTTGCCCGACGGCCAGCAAATCGCGGCGACCGTGGAACGCGCCCCGCAGCCGGGCCGCTCGGGCCTAGCCGGCACGGCTCGACCCGTGGCGCCGGTGCGTGAGGTCGATGTCGCGGCCGACGCCGATACCGACGACGTGCTGGCGCCCCTGCTGCGGCAGGCGGTGCGGGTGCTCGACGACGGCCTGCCGGTGCTGCTCAGCGGCGAAACCGGCAGCGGCAAGGACGTGTTCGCGCGCCGCCTGCATGCCGCGGGCCGGCGCAGCAAGGGGCCGTTCGTGGCCATCAACTGCGCGGCGCTGCCCGAACAACTGATCGAGGCCGAGCTGTTCGGCTACGCCGAGGGGGCGTTCACCGGCGCGCGCAAACGCGGCACGCCCGGCCGCATCCGTGAAGCGCATGGCGGCATCCTGTTCCTCGACGAGATCGGCGACATGCCGTTGCTGCTGCAAAGCCGGCTGCTGCGTGTGCTGGAAGAGCGCAGCGTGTCGGCGCTGGGTGGTGGGCCTGCCGTGGCGGTGGATTTCGACCTGGTGTGCGCCTCGCACCGCGACCTAGCGGCCATGGTGGTGGCCGGCACCTTCCGCAACGACCTGTTGTACCGGGTGGACGGCTACCGCGTGGCCTTGCCCGCGCTGCGTGAGCGGGCCGACCGGCGCGCGCTGATCACGCAGTTGTTCGGTGAACTCGGCGGGCGCGCCAAGCGGCTGGTGCTGACGCCGGCCGCGCTCGACCGGCTCTGCGCCCACGCCTGGCCCGGCAATGTGCGCGAACTGTGCAGTGTGCTGCGCACCCTGACGGCGCTGGCCGAGGCCGGCGACCGCATCGGCGTGGAGCAGTTGCCGGGGCGCATCGGCGCGGGGGGCCTGCCCAGGCCGCCAGGCGCTTCGGCGTCTGCTTCAACACCTGTTTCGACGCCGGTGTCGGACCTGGCGGCTCAGCCACTGGCACCGCTGGCCGACATGGCGCGCGATGCCTTCGACCGCACGCTCGCGCAATGCGGCGGCCAGGTGGCCGAGGCGGCGGCGCTGCTGGGCGTGCACCGCAGCACGGTGTACCGGCATCTGGCCGCGCGGCGCGGCGGCGGCTGA
- the adh gene encoding aldehyde dehydrogenase → MDMLEPGKFGTAVHFKKRYGNYIGGEWVAPVDGQYFENVTPITGKPFCEIPRSTAADIDRALDAAHKAKTAWGKTSTTDRANILNKIADRMQDNLPMLAAAETWDNGKPIRETTLADLPLAIDHFRYFASCIRAQEGGISEIDHETYAYHFHEPLGVVGQIIPWNFPLLMAVWKLAPALAAGNCVVLKPAEQTPVSILVLMEVIGDLLPPGVLNVVNGFGVEAGKPLASSNRIAKIAFTGETTTGRLISQYASQNLIPVTLELGGKSPNIFFADVLDQDDAFFDKALEGFAMFALNQGEVCTCPSRALIQESIYDRFMERALKRVAAIKQGSPLDMATMIGAQASSEQLEKILSYMDIGRQEGAQVLIGGERSRLEGDLAEGYYIQPTVFKGHNKMRVFQEEIFGPVVSVTTFKDEEEALAIANDTLYGLGAGVWSRNMNTAFRMGRGIQAGRVWTNCYHQYPAHAAFGGYKQSGIGRENHKMMLDHYQQTKNLLVSYSENKLGFF, encoded by the coding sequence ATGGACATGTTGGAACCCGGCAAATTCGGCACGGCAGTGCACTTCAAGAAGCGTTACGGCAACTACATCGGCGGCGAATGGGTCGCGCCGGTGGACGGCCAGTATTTCGAGAACGTGACGCCCATCACCGGCAAGCCCTTTTGCGAGATCCCGCGCTCGACGGCCGCCGACATCGACCGCGCGCTCGACGCGGCGCACAAGGCCAAGACGGCCTGGGGCAAGACCTCGACCACGGACCGCGCCAACATCCTGAACAAGATCGCCGACCGCATGCAGGACAACTTGCCGATGCTGGCCGCCGCCGAGACCTGGGACAACGGCAAGCCGATCCGCGAGACGACGCTGGCCGACCTGCCGCTCGCGATCGACCATTTCCGCTACTTCGCGTCCTGCATCCGCGCGCAGGAAGGTGGCATCAGCGAGATCGACCACGAGACCTATGCCTACCACTTCCACGAGCCGCTGGGCGTGGTCGGGCAGATCATCCCCTGGAACTTCCCCTTGCTGATGGCGGTGTGGAAGCTCGCGCCGGCGCTGGCCGCGGGCAACTGCGTGGTGCTCAAGCCCGCCGAGCAGACGCCGGTGTCGATCCTGGTGCTGATGGAAGTCATCGGCGACCTGCTGCCGCCGGGCGTGCTCAACGTGGTCAACGGTTTCGGCGTGGAAGCCGGCAAGCCGCTGGCCTCGAGCAACCGCATCGCCAAGATCGCCTTCACCGGCGAGACCACCACCGGCCGGCTGATCTCGCAGTACGCGAGCCAGAACCTGATCCCGGTGACGCTGGAGCTCGGCGGCAAGTCGCCCAACATCTTCTTCGCCGACGTGCTCGACCAGGACGACGCCTTCTTCGACAAGGCGCTCGAAGGCTTCGCCATGTTCGCGCTCAACCAGGGCGAGGTCTGCACCTGCCCCTCGCGCGCGCTGATCCAGGAATCGATCTACGACCGCTTCATGGAACGTGCCCTGAAGCGCGTGGCCGCCATCAAGCAAGGCAGCCCGCTCGACATGGCGACCATGATCGGCGCGCAGGCTTCGAGCGAACAGCTCGAGAAGATCCTGTCGTACATGGACATCGGCCGCCAGGAAGGCGCGCAGGTGCTGATCGGCGGCGAACGCAGCCGGCTCGAAGGCGACCTGGCCGAGGGTTACTACATCCAGCCCACGGTGTTCAAGGGCCACAACAAGATGCGCGTGTTCCAGGAAGAGATCTTCGGCCCCGTGGTCTCGGTCACCACCTTCAAGGACGAGGAAGAGGCCCTGGCCATCGCCAACGACACGCTCTACGGCCTGGGCGCGGGCGTGTGGAGCCGCAACATGAACACCGCCTTCCGCATGGGCCGCGGCATCCAGGCCGGACGCGTGTGGACCAACTGCTACCACCAGTACCCGGCGCATGCGGCCTTCGGCGGCTACAAGCAGTCGGGCATCGGCCGCGAGAACCACAAGATGATGCTCGACCACTACCAGCAGACCAAGAACCTGCTGGTCAGCTACAGCGAGAACAAGCTCGGTTTCTTCTGA
- the adhP gene encoding alcohol dehydrogenase AdhP, which yields MIPRTMKAAVVRAFGQPLRIEEVPVPQASDDQILVKIEASGVCHTDLHAAEGDWPVKPSPPFIPGHEGVGFVAAVGRNVKHVKEGDRVGVPWLHSACGHCTHCLGGWETLCESQSNTGYSVNGGFADYALADPDYVGHLPKDIGFVEIAPVLCAGVTVYKGLKMTDTRPGDWVVISGIGGLGHMAVQYARAMGLNVAAVDVEDDKLALARELGATVTVNARTTDPAAYLQKQIGGAHGALVTAVSPKAFEQALGMVRRGGTVTLNGLPPGNFPLPIFDMVLRGVTVRGSIVGSRLDLQESLDFAARGQVRATVATERLENINEVFARMHKGQIQGRIVIDMSAG from the coding sequence ATGATTCCAAGAACCATGAAGGCCGCCGTCGTCCGCGCGTTCGGCCAGCCGCTGCGCATCGAGGAAGTGCCGGTGCCCCAAGCCTCGGACGACCAGATCCTCGTGAAGATCGAGGCCTCCGGCGTGTGCCATACCGACCTGCACGCCGCCGAGGGCGACTGGCCGGTCAAGCCGAGCCCGCCGTTCATTCCCGGCCATGAAGGCGTGGGCTTCGTCGCCGCGGTGGGCCGCAACGTCAAACACGTAAAGGAAGGCGACCGCGTGGGTGTGCCCTGGCTGCATTCGGCCTGCGGACACTGCACCCACTGCCTGGGCGGCTGGGAGACGCTGTGCGAATCGCAGAGCAACACCGGCTATTCGGTCAACGGCGGCTTCGCCGACTATGCGCTGGCCGACCCCGATTACGTGGGCCACCTGCCGAAGGACATCGGTTTCGTCGAGATCGCCCCGGTGCTGTGCGCCGGCGTCACGGTCTACAAGGGCCTGAAGATGACCGACACGCGCCCAGGCGACTGGGTGGTGATCTCGGGCATCGGCGGCCTGGGCCACATGGCCGTGCAGTACGCCCGTGCCATGGGCCTGAACGTGGCCGCGGTGGACGTGGAAGACGACAAGCTCGCGCTGGCCCGGGAACTGGGTGCCACCGTCACGGTGAACGCCCGGACGACCGACCCCGCCGCCTACCTGCAGAAGCAGATTGGCGGCGCGCACGGCGCGCTGGTCACGGCCGTCTCGCCCAAGGCCTTCGAACAGGCGTTGGGCATGGTGCGGCGCGGCGGCACGGTCACGCTCAACGGCTTGCCGCCGGGCAACTTCCCGCTGCCGATCTTCGACATGGTGCTGCGCGGCGTGACGGTGCGTGGCTCCATCGTGGGCTCGCGGCTGGACCTGCAGGAGTCGCTGGACTTCGCGGCGCGCGGCCAGGTGCGCGCCACGGTCGCCACCGAACGCCTGGAGAACATCAACGAAGTGTTCGCGCGCATGCACAAGGGCCAGATCCAGGGCCGCATCGTGATCGACATGTCGGCGGGCTGA
- a CDS encoding DUF779 domain-containing protein, with protein MGATQAGIPARVLATPAALALIDKLQAGHGRLMFHQSGGCCDGSAPMCYPAGEFIVGDYDRLLGEIGGMPFYISGPQFEYWQHTQLIIDVVPGRGGMFSLEGPHGLRFLTRSRLFTDEEAAALAAV; from the coding sequence ATGGGCGCCACGCAGGCAGGCATCCCCGCGCGCGTGCTGGCCACGCCGGCGGCACTGGCGCTGATCGACAAGCTGCAGGCCGGGCATGGCCGGCTGATGTTCCACCAGTCGGGCGGTTGCTGCGACGGCAGCGCGCCGATGTGCTACCCGGCTGGGGAATTCATCGTGGGCGACTACGACCGGCTGCTGGGCGAGATCGGCGGCATGCCGTTCTACATCAGCGGGCCGCAGTTCGAATATTGGCAGCACACGCAGCTCATCATCGACGTCGTGCCCGGTCGCGGCGGCATGTTCTCGCTCGAAGGGCCGCACGGCCTGCGCTTCCTCACGCGATCGCGGCTGTTCACCGACGAGGAGGCGGCGGCGCTGGCGGCGGTGTAA
- a CDS encoding VOC family protein — MTSKNTICLWYERDAVEAANFYAATFPDSAVGAVMHAPGDYPDGQQGDVLTVEFTVAGIPCVGLNGGPHFKHNESFSFQIATEDQAETDRLWHAIVGNGGQESDCGWCKDRWGLSWQITPRALLAAVQDPDRAAAKRAFDAMMTMKKIDIAAIEAARRG; from the coding sequence ATGACCAGCAAGAACACCATCTGCCTGTGGTACGAGCGCGATGCCGTCGAGGCCGCGAACTTCTATGCCGCCACTTTCCCCGACAGCGCGGTCGGCGCCGTCATGCATGCGCCGGGCGACTATCCCGACGGCCAGCAGGGCGATGTGCTCACGGTCGAGTTCACCGTCGCCGGCATCCCCTGCGTCGGGCTCAACGGCGGACCGCATTTCAAGCACAACGAATCCTTCTCCTTCCAGATCGCCACCGAAGACCAGGCCGAGACCGACCGGCTGTGGCATGCGATCGTGGGCAACGGCGGCCAGGAAAGCGATTGCGGCTGGTGCAAGGACCGCTGGGGCCTGTCGTGGCAGATCACGCCGCGCGCCTTGCTGGCGGCGGTCCAGGACCCCGACCGCGCGGCGGCAAAACGCGCCTTCGACGCGATGATGACGATGAAGAAGATCGATATCGCCGCGATCGAGGCCGCCCGGCGGGGCTGA
- a CDS encoding helix-turn-helix transcriptional regulator, giving the protein MARTDPRNTSRYWQVPGQPGMDMLHADFTAHDYAPHVHDSLVVAATEVGGSEFKSRGRTGIAHPQALLVFNPSEPHSGRMAGSARWRYRSFYLADAGARDLLAALGIDRPVYFTTNAIHDPTLVARFLALHRALDGARQDPLLQREALVQSFGALCLRHGQAAQRMPRTPKDARTLARVLTLMREGHAEPLTLEQMGAVAGLTPFQLIGAFKRLMGLTPHAYLTQLRLRAALAKLRAGQSVAEAALAAGFYDQSALNKHFKRCFGMTPLQYVRAQS; this is encoded by the coding sequence TTGGCCCGAACCGATCCCCGCAACACTTCGCGCTACTGGCAGGTGCCCGGCCAGCCAGGCATGGACATGCTGCACGCCGATTTCACCGCGCACGACTATGCGCCGCATGTGCACGACTCACTGGTCGTCGCGGCCACGGAAGTGGGCGGCTCGGAGTTCAAGAGCCGCGGCCGTACCGGCATCGCCCATCCGCAGGCGCTGCTCGTGTTCAATCCGTCCGAGCCGCATTCCGGACGCATGGCCGGCAGCGCGCGCTGGCGCTACCGGTCGTTCTACCTCGCGGACGCGGGCGCCAGGGACCTGCTGGCGGCGCTGGGCATCGACCGGCCCGTCTATTTCACCACCAACGCCATCCACGACCCGACACTCGTGGCGCGTTTCCTCGCGCTGCATCGGGCGCTCGACGGTGCGCGGCAAGATCCGCTGCTGCAGCGAGAAGCCCTGGTGCAGAGCTTCGGTGCGCTGTGCCTGCGGCACGGGCAGGCGGCGCAGCGCATGCCCAGGACGCCGAAGGATGCGCGTACGCTGGCCCGCGTGCTGACGCTGATGCGCGAGGGCCATGCCGAACCGCTGACGCTTGAGCAGATGGGCGCGGTGGCCGGTCTCACACCGTTCCAGCTTATCGGCGCCTTCAAGCGGCTGATGGGGCTGACGCCGCATGCCTATCTCACCCAGTTGCGCTTGCGCGCAGCCCTGGCGAAGCTGCGGGCCGGCCAGTCCGTCGCCGAGGCCGCGCTCGCCGCTGGTTTCTATGACCAGAGCGCGCTGAACAAGCATTTCAAGCGCTGCTTCGGCATGACGCCGCTGCAGTACGTGCGCGCGCAATCCTGA
- a CDS encoding alpha/beta fold hydrolase encodes MCAATVLATLGFSALAADYPAPQQGDWVVRDFRFHTGETLPELKLHYTTVGAPSGEPVLILHGTAGSGTGMLSPAFAGELFGPGQPLDASKYFIILPDALGAGESSKPSDGLRAAFPKYNYDDMVQAQYRLVREHLGVRHLRLVLGNSMGGMQTWLWAQKYPDFMDIAVPMASVPTAMSGRNWMMRRLIVDGIKNDPAWMNGNYTTQPPSLQFVSVFFGIATSGGTLATQKAAPTNAAANALLDQRLKAPFKGDANDHLYQWDSSRDYDASANLEQIKATVLAINAADDERNPPELGLLERSLKRVPNGRMLLIPASEQTSGHGTTGNARFWKRELAAVLAMPQMAAK; translated from the coding sequence ATGTGTGCTGCCACGGTGTTGGCCACCCTTGGCTTTTCGGCCCTGGCCGCCGACTATCCCGCACCCCAGCAGGGCGACTGGGTGGTGCGCGACTTCCGTTTTCACACAGGCGAGACCCTGCCCGAGCTCAAGCTGCACTACACCACCGTCGGCGCTCCCTCGGGCGAGCCGGTGCTGATCCTGCACGGCACGGCCGGCTCGGGCACCGGCATGTTGTCACCGGCCTTCGCAGGTGAGCTGTTCGGCCCGGGCCAGCCACTGGACGCGAGCAAGTACTTCATCATCCTGCCCGATGCGCTGGGCGCGGGCGAATCGAGCAAGCCGTCGGACGGCCTGCGCGCGGCCTTTCCCAAATACAACTACGACGACATGGTGCAGGCGCAATACCGCCTGGTGCGCGAACACCTCGGCGTGCGGCATCTGCGGCTGGTGCTCGGCAATTCCATGGGTGGCATGCAGACCTGGCTGTGGGCGCAGAAATACCCCGACTTCATGGACATCGCCGTGCCCATGGCCTCGGTGCCGACCGCCATGTCGGGCCGCAATTGGATGATGCGCCGCCTCATCGTCGACGGCATCAAGAACGACCCTGCCTGGATGAACGGCAACTACACCACCCAGCCGCCGAGCCTGCAGTTCGTCTCGGTGTTTTTCGGCATCGCCACCAGCGGCGGTACGCTGGCCACGCAGAAGGCCGCGCCCACCAACGCCGCGGCCAATGCGCTGCTCGACCAGCGGCTGAAGGCGCCGTTCAAGGGTGACGCCAACGACCATCTCTACCAATGGGATTCCTCGCGCGACTACGACGCTTCGGCGAATCTGGAGCAGATCAAGGCCACGGTGCTGGCCATCAATGCCGCCGACGACGAACGCAATCCACCCGAACTCGGCCTGCTCGAACGCAGCTTGAAGCGCGTGCCCAACGGCCGCATGCTGCTGATCCCGGCGAGCGAGCAGACCTCGGGCCACGGCACCACCGGCAATGCGCGTTTCTGGAAGCGCGAACTGGCCGCCGTGCTGGCCATGCCGCAGATGGCGGCAAAGTAG
- a CDS encoding tripartite tricarboxylate transporter substrate-binding protein produces the protein MRFLRYGSALLLAALAAAARAEFPDKPVTLLVPFAAGGPSDKIARDLAEALRKPLGQTVIVDNTAGAGGTIGAARVARAVPDGYTLLVHHIGLATAPALYKKLSYRTLEDFEYLGLVNEAPSTLIGKPTLTANNFAELRQWIADNHGKVNLANAGVGSASHLCGLMLQSALKSNMTPVPYKGTAPAMTDLIGGQVDLMCEQATNATPQIEARKVKVFGVSSPQRMTLPLLAAVPTLSEAGLTGFNVTVWHGLYAPKGTPPAVLARLNAALRVALKDPELIKREEALGLTVVADERLAPAEHRKFVEAEMARWSKIIKDSGETAE, from the coding sequence ATGCGCTTTCTCAGATACGGCTCCGCATTGCTGCTGGCCGCACTGGCCGCCGCGGCCCGGGCCGAATTCCCCGACAAGCCCGTCACCCTCCTCGTGCCGTTTGCGGCCGGCGGGCCCAGCGACAAGATCGCGCGCGACCTGGCCGAAGCCCTGCGCAAACCGCTGGGCCAGACCGTGATCGTCGACAACACGGCCGGCGCGGGCGGCACCATCGGCGCGGCACGTGTGGCGCGGGCCGTACCCGATGGCTACACCTTGCTGGTGCACCACATCGGCCTGGCGACTGCGCCGGCGCTGTACAAGAAACTGAGCTACAGGACGCTGGAGGATTTCGAGTACCTGGGCCTGGTCAACGAAGCGCCGTCCACGCTGATCGGCAAGCCCACGCTGACCGCGAACAACTTTGCCGAATTGCGCCAATGGATCGCCGACAACCACGGCAAGGTCAACCTGGCCAATGCCGGCGTCGGCTCGGCCTCGCACCTGTGCGGCCTGATGCTGCAGAGCGCGCTCAAGTCGAACATGACGCCGGTGCCTTACAAGGGCACGGCGCCGGCCATGACCGACCTGATCGGCGGCCAGGTCGACCTGATGTGTGAACAGGCCACCAATGCCACGCCGCAGATCGAAGCCAGGAAGGTCAAGGTGTTCGGCGTGAGCAGTCCGCAGCGCATGACATTGCCTTTGCTGGCCGCGGTGCCGACGCTCTCCGAAGCGGGTCTTACCGGCTTCAATGTCACGGTCTGGCATGGCCTGTATGCGCCCAAGGGCACGCCGCCAGCGGTGCTGGCGCGGCTGAACGCCGCTTTGCGCGTGGCGCTAAAGGACCCGGAGCTCATCAAGCGCGAAGAGGCGCTGGGCCTGACCGTGGTGGCAGACGAGCGGCTCGCCCCCGCCGAACACAGGAAGTTCGTCGAGGCCGAGATGGCGCGCTGGTCGAAGATCATCAAGGATTCCGGGGAGACCGCCGAGTAG
- a CDS encoding mandelate racemase/muconate lactonizing enzyme family protein, with translation MKIVDIREITLPISSPIRNAYIDFSKMTLSLVAVITDVVRDGKPVVGYGFNSNGRYGQGKLMRERFIPRVLEADPESLVDDSGKNIDPHKVWNAMFTNEKPGGHGERSVAIGTMDMAVWDAVAKIEGKPLFQLLADRYGNGQANRKVFVYAAGGYYYPGQDHGKLKDEMRSYIDRGYTVVKKKIGGASLDEDLRRIDSILSVLQDGQKLAVDANGRFDLDTAIAYAKALSQYDLFWYEEAGDPLDYELQATLRNYYKNPMATGENLFSMQDARNLIRYGGMRADRDWLQFDCALSYGLVEYLRTLDMLKEHGWSASRCIPHGGHQMSLNIAAGLGLGGNESYPDLFQPFGGFPDGVKVIDGHVTMPDLPGIGFEGKADLFAHMKALSE, from the coding sequence ATGAAAATCGTCGACATTCGGGAGATCACCCTCCCCATCAGTTCCCCCATCCGCAACGCCTACATCGACTTCAGCAAGATGACGCTGAGCCTGGTGGCCGTGATCACCGACGTGGTCCGCGACGGCAAACCCGTGGTCGGCTACGGTTTCAACTCCAACGGCCGCTACGGCCAGGGCAAGCTCATGCGCGAACGTTTCATCCCGCGTGTGCTCGAAGCCGATCCGGAGTCGCTTGTCGACGACAGCGGAAAGAACATCGATCCGCACAAGGTCTGGAACGCCATGTTCACCAACGAGAAGCCCGGCGGCCACGGCGAACGCTCGGTGGCCATCGGCACCATGGACATGGCGGTCTGGGACGCGGTCGCCAAGATCGAAGGCAAGCCGCTGTTCCAGCTGCTGGCCGACCGCTACGGCAACGGCCAGGCGAATCGAAAGGTCTTCGTCTACGCCGCCGGCGGTTATTACTATCCCGGCCAGGACCACGGCAAGCTCAAGGACGAGATGCGAAGCTACATCGACCGCGGCTACACCGTGGTCAAGAAGAAGATCGGCGGCGCCTCGCTGGATGAAGACCTGCGCCGCATCGACTCCATTCTCAGCGTGCTGCAGGACGGCCAGAAGCTGGCGGTGGATGCCAACGGCCGCTTCGACCTGGACACGGCGATTGCCTATGCCAAGGCGCTGTCGCAGTACGACCTGTTCTGGTACGAAGAAGCCGGTGATCCGCTCGACTACGAACTCCAGGCGACGCTGCGCAACTACTACAAGAACCCAATGGCCACCGGCGAGAACCTGTTTTCCATGCAGGACGCGCGCAACCTGATCCGCTACGGCGGCATGCGCGCCGACCGCGACTGGCTGCAGTTCGACTGCGCGCTGAGCTACGGTCTGGTGGAATATTTGCGCACCCTGGATATGCTGAAGGAACACGGCTGGTCGGCCAGCCGCTGCATCCCGCACGGCGGCCACCAGATGTCGCTGAACATCGCCGCCGGGCTGGGCCTGGGCGGCAACGAGAGCTACCCGGACCTGTTCCAGCCCTTCGGCGGCTTTCCCGACGGCGTGAAGGTGATCGACGGCCACGTCACCATGCCCGATCTGCCGGGTATCGGCTTCGAAGGCAAGGCCGATCTGTTCGCGCACATGAAGGCGCTGTCGGAATAA
- a CDS encoding LysR family transcriptional regulator, whose translation MNLSWLDDFLALAATGNFSRAADERHMTQPAFSRRVRALEEWLGTELFDRSTQPARLTETGEWFKSVAQDLLAQVARVPGEARAVAEASSATLRFAATHALSFTFLPGWLRGLESRTSVGPVQLVSDVMQRCEALLLQSKVQFVLSHAHARIASPLQAAGYPSVQVGADLLIPVSAPGGVGLARHRLGLQEPAPAWLSYSAESGLGAILREVHGVALERLAGQTLFTAHLASVLRTMVLDGRGLAWLPRTLIADDLASGRLVEAAAAEWSIPLEVRLYRDRAHLGRAAEALWTAAGG comes from the coding sequence ATGAACCTCTCCTGGCTCGACGATTTCCTGGCCCTGGCCGCCACGGGCAACTTCTCCCGCGCGGCCGACGAACGCCACATGACCCAGCCCGCCTTCAGCCGCCGCGTGCGGGCGTTGGAGGAATGGCTGGGCACCGAACTGTTCGACCGCAGCACCCAGCCCGCGCGGCTGACCGAGACGGGTGAGTGGTTCAAGAGCGTGGCGCAGGACCTGCTGGCCCAGGTGGCGCGGGTGCCCGGCGAGGCGCGCGCCGTGGCCGAGGCCAGTTCGGCCACGCTGCGCTTCGCCGCCACCCATGCGCTGTCGTTCACTTTCCTGCCGGGATGGCTGCGCGGCCTGGAGTCGCGCACGTCCGTGGGACCGGTGCAGCTCGTCTCCGACGTGATGCAGCGCTGCGAGGCCCTGCTGCTGCAGAGCAAGGTGCAGTTCGTGCTGAGCCATGCCCACGCGCGCATCGCGAGTCCGCTGCAGGCCGCCGGTTATCCGTCGGTGCAGGTCGGCGCAGACCTGCTGATCCCGGTGTCCGCGCCGGGCGGCGTTGGCCTGGCGCGGCATCGCCTGGGCCTGCAGGAGCCTGCTCCTGCCTGGCTCAGCTACAGCGCCGAATCCGGCCTGGGCGCCATCCTGCGCGAGGTGCATGGCGTCGCGCTCGAACGGCTCGCCGGGCAGACGCTGTTCACGGCGCACCTGGCGTCGGTGCTGCGCACCATGGTGCTGGATGGCCGTGGGCTGGCCTGGCTGCCGCGCACGCTGATCGCCGACGATCTCGCCAGCGGCAGGCTGGTCGAGGCGGCCGCGGCCGAATGGTCGATCCCGCTTGAGGTGCGGCTGTACCGCGACCGCGCCCACCTCGGCCGCGCGGCCGAGGCGCTGTGGACGGCGGCGGGCGGCTGA